A window from Symbiopectobacterium purcellii encodes these proteins:
- the uvrC gene encoding excinuclease ABC subunit UvrC, with the protein MSEHFDSPAFLKTVTSQPGVYRMYDESNTVIYVGKAKDLKKRLASYFRSNVASRKTEALVKAIHQIDVTITHTETEALLLEHNYIKLYQPRYNVLLRDDKSYPMIFLSGDTHPRLAVHRGAKHAKGEYFGPFPNGNAVRETLVLLQKLFPIRQCENSVYRNRSRPCLQYQIGRCLGPCVTGLVSEEGYRQQVEYVRLFLSGKDQQVLNQLVARMEAASRQLDFEEAARIRDQIQAVRRVTEKQFVSGDGEDLDVIGVSFDAGMACVHVLFIRQGKVLGSRSYFPKIPAGTELAEVVQTFVGQFYLQGSLSRTLPSEILLDFALPEKEVLAESLSEVAGRRIHIQTKPRGDRARYLKLARTNAATALVTKLSQQSTIHQRLKALADVLHLENIGRMECFDISHTMGEQTVASCVVFDANGPLRSEYRRYNITGITPGDDYAAMNQVLKRRYGKALEESKIPDVIVIDGGKGQLGQALAVFDELDVPWDKRKPLLLGVAKGTERKAGLETLFFEATGEGFALPADSPALHVIQHIRDDSHDHAIAGHRKKRAKVKNTSSLELIEGVGPKRRQMLLKYLGGMQPLLNASIDDIANVPGISHALAEKIFHALKH; encoded by the coding sequence GTGAGTGAACATTTCGATTCCCCCGCATTTTTGAAAACCGTCACCAGCCAGCCTGGTGTATACCGTATGTATGATGAGAGCAACACGGTCATCTATGTCGGGAAAGCAAAAGATCTAAAAAAGCGCCTCGCAAGTTACTTCCGCAGCAACGTTGCCAGCCGTAAGACGGAAGCGCTGGTGAAGGCTATTCACCAGATTGATGTCACCATCACCCATACCGAAACCGAAGCGCTGCTGCTTGAACACAACTATATCAAGCTTTATCAGCCGCGCTATAACGTATTGCTGCGTGATGATAAATCGTACCCGATGATCTTTCTCAGTGGCGATACTCACCCACGGTTAGCCGTCCATCGCGGTGCCAAGCACGCTAAAGGGGAGTATTTTGGCCCTTTTCCAAACGGCAATGCCGTGCGTGAAACGTTGGTGCTGCTGCAAAAGCTTTTCCCTATTCGCCAGTGTGAAAACAGCGTGTATCGAAACCGCTCGCGGCCTTGTCTCCAGTATCAGATTGGGCGCTGCCTTGGCCCCTGTGTTACCGGGCTGGTCAGTGAAGAAGGCTACCGCCAGCAGGTAGAATATGTGCGGCTTTTTCTCTCAGGTAAAGATCAGCAGGTGCTCAATCAACTGGTGGCGCGTATGGAAGCCGCTAGCCGCCAGTTGGATTTTGAAGAGGCGGCCCGTATTCGCGATCAGATTCAAGCGGTGCGTCGCGTCACCGAAAAGCAATTTGTTTCGGGCGATGGCGAAGATCTGGATGTGATAGGCGTTTCCTTCGATGCCGGTATGGCCTGTGTGCATGTGCTCTTTATTCGTCAAGGCAAAGTGCTGGGAAGCCGCAGCTATTTCCCCAAAATACCGGCCGGAACGGAACTGGCGGAAGTGGTTCAGACGTTTGTCGGTCAATTCTATCTGCAAGGCAGTTTGTCGCGCACGCTGCCGAGCGAAATCTTGTTGGATTTTGCGTTGCCAGAGAAAGAAGTATTGGCAGAATCGCTGTCTGAGGTCGCGGGGCGACGTATTCATATCCAAACTAAACCGCGCGGCGATCGCGCCCGCTATTTGAAACTGGCACGCACCAATGCGGCCACGGCATTGGTCACTAAACTCTCGCAGCAGTCCACTATCCACCAGCGCTTAAAGGCGTTAGCGGATGTACTTCATCTGGAAAACATCGGGCGGATGGAGTGTTTTGATATCAGCCATACCATGGGGGAGCAGACGGTAGCATCCTGCGTGGTGTTTGATGCCAATGGGCCGCTGCGTTCGGAGTATCGCCGTTACAATATCACTGGCATCACGCCGGGGGATGACTACGCGGCCATGAATCAGGTTCTGAAACGTCGCTATGGTAAAGCGTTAGAAGAGAGCAAAATTCCCGATGTGATTGTTATCGATGGTGGAAAGGGGCAATTAGGGCAGGCGCTCGCGGTGTTCGATGAGCTGGATGTGCCGTGGGATAAACGCAAACCGCTGCTGCTTGGCGTTGCCAAAGGGACAGAGCGCAAGGCGGGATTGGAAACGTTGTTTTTCGAAGCGACCGGGGAAGGGTTCGCCTTACCCGCGGATTCGCCAGCGTTGCACGTTATTCAGCATATTCGCGATGACTCGCACGACCACGCTATCGCCGGGCACCGCAAGAAACGGGCAAAAGTAAAAAACACCAGTTCGCTGGAGCTGATTGAAGGGGTGGGCCCAAAACGTCGTCAAATGCTGCTGAAATACCTGGGAGGAATGCAGCCACTGTTAAATGCCA
- the uvrY gene encoding UvrY/SirA/GacA family response regulator transcription factor: MISVFLVDDHELVRTGIRHILDDTKGLKVVGEAHCGEDAVKWCRQHPVDVVLMDMNMPGIGGLEATRKIARFAPAIKIIMLTIYTENPLPAKVMQAGAAGYLSKGAAPQEVICAIRAVHAGSRYIASDIAQRMALSQLAPHTETPLACLSERELQIMMMITQGQKVTEISERLSLSPKTVNSYRYRMFSKLNVSGDVELTHLAIRHGLFNAEPSMSSE, translated from the coding sequence TTGATTAGCGTTTTTCTTGTAGATGACCATGAACTGGTGCGAACAGGGATCAGGCACATTCTCGACGACACCAAAGGGCTAAAGGTAGTTGGCGAGGCGCACTGTGGTGAAGATGCGGTTAAATGGTGCCGTCAGCATCCTGTCGATGTCGTCTTGATGGACATGAACATGCCAGGGATCGGTGGACTTGAAGCCACGCGCAAGATAGCGCGTTTTGCGCCTGCAATTAAAATTATCATGCTAACCATTTACACCGAAAATCCATTACCTGCTAAAGTCATGCAGGCGGGTGCTGCGGGTTACCTCAGCAAAGGGGCTGCGCCGCAGGAAGTGATTTGTGCTATTCGCGCGGTGCATGCGGGTAGTCGTTATATTGCTTCTGATATTGCACAACGTATGGCATTGAGCCAGTTGGCTCCGCACACCGAAACCCCGCTGGCATGTTTGTCTGAACGTGAATTACAAATTATGATGATGATCACTCAGGGGCAAAAGGTCACGGAAATCTCCGAACGGTTAAGCCTGAGTCCGAAAACCGTAAACAGTTACCGTTACCGCATGTTTAGCAAACTGAATGTGAGTGGTGATGTTGAGTTGACTCATTTGGCTATCCGCCACGGATTGTTTAACGCGGAGCCGTCCATGAGCAGTGAATAA
- a CDS encoding DUF2594 family protein, whose protein sequence is MSNVDFSTGKSVETLADEVTCLKAMITLLLKAIGQADAGKVIINMEKQIAQLDDPAQAEVFSTTLKQIKHAYRQ, encoded by the coding sequence ATGAGCAACGTAGATTTTTCTACTGGCAAATCCGTTGAAACACTGGCAGATGAAGTAACTTGTTTAAAAGCAATGATTACGCTCCTGCTAAAAGCCATCGGTCAGGCAGATGCCGGAAAAGTGATCATCAATATGGAAAAACAGATCGCTCAACTCGACGATCCCGCGCAGGCAGAAGTCTTTTCCACCACGCTGAAACAGATTAAACACGCTTATCGCCAATAA
- the cycA gene encoding D-serine/D-alanine/glycine transporter, translated as MVDNVKEVDDLTSGHDEGLRRNLTNRHIQLIAIGGAIGTGLFMGSGKTISLAGPSIIFVYMIIGFMLFFVMRAMGELLLSNLEYKSFSDFAADLLGPWAGFFTGWTYWFCWVVTGIADVVAISAYTQFWFPELSQWVSSLLCVLLLLTLNLATVKLFGEMEFWFAMVKIVAIVALIILGAVLVFMHFPSPSGSVASFTNLWDHGGMFPKGISGFFAGFQIAVFAFVGIELVGTTAAETKNPQVVLPRAMNAIPIRIIMFYVFSLIMIMSVTPWNAIAADRSPFVEMFVLVGFPAAASVINFVVLTSAASSANSGVFSTSRMLFGLAKQGDAPAAFAHLSKRAVPATGLLFSCICLLSGVVLIYLIPNVMTVFTLVTTVSAILFMFIWSIILCSYLKYRKTRPKLHANSTYKMPLGIIMCWVCLVFFAGVIVLLRLQPDTLQALMVTPLWFVLLAIAYQFLLKKKQSA; from the coding sequence ATGGTAGATAACGTCAAAGAGGTCGACGACCTTACCTCAGGCCATGATGAAGGCCTAAGGCGCAACCTGACCAACCGGCATATACAGCTTATTGCTATCGGTGGCGCTATCGGCACCGGTTTATTTATGGGGTCGGGTAAAACCATCAGCCTGGCAGGCCCTTCGATCATCTTCGTCTATATGATCATCGGGTTTATGCTGTTCTTCGTTATGCGCGCAATGGGCGAATTACTGCTCTCCAATCTCGAATACAAATCCTTCAGCGACTTTGCCGCTGACCTGCTGGGACCTTGGGCAGGCTTTTTCACCGGATGGACCTACTGGTTCTGTTGGGTGGTGACGGGCATCGCCGATGTGGTCGCCATCAGCGCCTATACCCAGTTCTGGTTTCCCGAACTTTCGCAATGGGTGTCTTCTTTATTGTGTGTGCTGCTGTTGCTCACGCTTAATCTCGCGACGGTCAAACTGTTCGGAGAAATGGAGTTCTGGTTTGCCATGGTCAAGATCGTGGCAATTGTCGCTCTGATTATCCTCGGTGCGGTGTTGGTTTTCATGCACTTCCCTTCCCCATCAGGTTCAGTCGCCTCTTTCACTAACCTGTGGGATCACGGTGGCATGTTCCCGAAAGGGATAAGCGGATTTTTTGCCGGGTTCCAGATAGCGGTCTTTGCCTTCGTCGGGATCGAACTGGTCGGTACTACCGCCGCGGAAACCAAAAACCCTCAAGTGGTGCTGCCGCGAGCCATGAATGCCATACCTATCCGTATCATCATGTTTTACGTCTTCTCGCTGATCATGATCATGTCCGTTACGCCGTGGAACGCGATTGCCGCCGACCGTAGCCCCTTCGTAGAGATGTTCGTATTGGTCGGATTCCCCGCCGCCGCCAGCGTGATCAATTTTGTCGTACTGACTTCGGCAGCCTCTTCCGCCAACAGCGGCGTATTCTCTACCAGCCGGATGCTGTTCGGATTGGCAAAACAGGGCGATGCACCTGCGGCCTTTGCACATCTGTCAAAACGCGCTGTCCCTGCAACAGGACTACTGTTCTCTTGCATCTGTCTGCTCAGTGGCGTTGTGCTGATTTACCTGATTCCGAATGTGATGACCGTGTTTACGCTGGTCACAACGGTTTCCGCCATTCTGTTCATGTTTATCTGGAGCATCATCCTGTGCTCTTATCTTAAATATCGGAAAACGCGGCCTAAGTTGCATGCCAATTCCACCTACAAAATGCCGTTAGGTATTATCATGTGCTGGGTATGCTTGGTCTTTTTTGCGGGTGTAATTGTTCTGCTGAGATTGCAACCGGACACATTACAGGCACTAATGGTGACACCGCTTTGGTTTGTCCTTCTTGCAATTGCTTATCAGTTCTTGCTGAAGAAAAAACAGAGCGCTTAA
- a CDS encoding anti-adapter protein IraP, with protein sequence MNTLLSQLLIKLAQKEADEKRLQTRVASLEMLVSAVISTMDDHKLIKLKGEIDLLVRRETMPVGERDDVYLLLRNISGMASIHSPE encoded by the coding sequence ATGAATACTCTTCTTTCTCAATTACTCATCAAACTGGCGCAAAAGGAGGCAGATGAGAAGCGGCTTCAGACTCGCGTCGCATCTCTTGAAATGCTGGTTTCTGCGGTTATTTCCACAATGGATGATCATAAATTGATCAAATTGAAGGGCGAAATTGATCTCCTTGTAAGGCGGGAAACGATGCCTGTTGGTGAAAGAGACGATGTCTATCTGCTTCTTAGAAATATCAGTGGAATGGCATCTATCCATTCACCTGAGTGA